The following DNA comes from Chelmon rostratus isolate fCheRos1 chromosome 20, fCheRos1.pri, whole genome shotgun sequence.
TAAATCCCATCGCTCcatcctgattggctgttaaCGGCTCCTCTGACTCCAGGAGGTATCTGATTGGTGGGCCCACCATCTTCCTCCTCGGTCTCTCAGGCTGCTCCGCcacctccttcttctcctccttttcttctcctcctccatgctccttcacacagacaggtttcattttctcctcctcttctctacACCTCTTtgacctcctccccctccatccatctctctcctgccatctcctccacctctcagtGACCAGCCTCTTCTTCATTGTGGTTTGGTAGTCCGCCCACCACTGAGGATTTCTGCACACACGTTTTCTGCGTCTCGACCAATCAGGAGCCTTGGTGGAAGCTGGGAGGagggtctcctctctctctgcgaCCTTctggcctgtctgtctctctgtgatcaTCTgacttgtctttctctctgttatcATAtcacctgtctgtttctctgcagcgtCAGACCTGTCAATCATTGTTGTGCTATCTGAAGCCCCGCCCCCATCTTTGCTCTTCTGCTGTGGTTTTCTACCCTGTTTAAATCCCATCACTCCGTCCTGATTGGCAGTTAACTGTCCATATGACGGCCCCTCTGACTCCAGGAGGTATCTGATTGGTGGGCCCACCATCTTCCTCCTCGGTCTCTCAGGCTGCTCcgccacctccttctcctcctccttttcttctcctccatctcttcttctcctctctccttcctctcctcctccatgctccttcagacagacaggtccctgtgtgtgtttctcctcttcttctctacACCTCTTtgacctcctccccctccatccatctctctcctgctgtctcctccacctctcagtGACCAGCCTCTTCTTCATTGTGGTTTGGTAGTCCGCCCACCAATGAGGATTTCTGTGCCTCGACCAATCACGAGCCTTGGTGGAAGCTGGGAGGATcttatctctctctgtgatcatctgacctgtctgtctctctgtgactgactggtctatctgtctctctgttatcatatgacctgtctgtctctctgtgactgactggtctgtctgtctctctgttatcatatgacctgtctgtctctctgtgatcatctgacctgtctgtctctctgttatcatatgacctgtctgtctctctgtgactgactgacctgtctgtctctctgttatCATATgacctgtgtgtctctctgtgactgtctgacctgtctgtctctctgcagcgtCAGACCTGTCAGTCATTGCTGCGTTATCTGAAGCCCCGCCCCCAgctttgctcttcttctgtggttttctacccTGTTTAAATCCCATCACTCcgtcctgattggctgttaaCGGCTCCTCTGACTCCAGGAGGTATCTGATTGGTGGGCCCACCATCTTCCTCCTCGGTCTCTCAGGCTGCTCcgccacctccttctcctcctccttttcttctcctcctccatgctccttcagacagacaggtttcattttctcctcctcttctctacACCTCTTtgacctcctccccctccatccatctctctcctgccgtctcctccacctctcagtGACCAGCCTCTTCTTCATTGTGGTTTGGTAGTCCGCCCACCACTGAGGATTTCTGCACACACGTTTTCTGCGTCTCGACCAATCAGGAGCCTTGGTGGAAGCTGGGAGGagggtctcctctctctctgcgaCCTTctggcctgtctgtctctctgtgatcaTCTgacttgtctttctctctgttatcATAtcacctgtctgtttctctgcagcgtCAGACCTGTCAATCATTGTTGTGCTATCTGAAGCCCCACCCCCATCTTTGCTCTTCTGCTGTGGTTTTCTACCCTGTTTAAATCCCATCACTCCGTCCTGATTGGCAGTTAACTGTCCATATGACGGCCCCTCTGACTCCAGGAGGTATCTGATTGGTGGGCCCACCATCTTCCTCCTCGGTCTCTCAGGCTGCTCcgccacctccttctcctcctccttttcttctcctccatctcttcttctcctctctccttcctctcctcctccatgctccttcagacagacaggtccctgtgtgtgtttctcctcttcttctctacACCTCTTtgacctcctccccctccatccatctctctcctgctgtctcctccacctctcagtGACCAGCCTCTTCTTCATTGTGGTTTGGTAGTCCGCCCACCAATGAGGATTTCTGTGCCTCGACCAATCACGAGCCTTGGTGGAAGCTGGGAGGATcttatctctctctgtgatcatctgacctgtctgtctctctgtgactgactggtctatctgtctctctgttatcatatgacctgtctgtctctctgtgactgactggtctgtctgtctctctgttatcatatgacctgtctgtctctctgtgatcatctgacctgtctgtctctctgttatcatatgacctgtctgtctctctgtgactgacagacctgtctgtctctctgttatCATATgacctgtgtgtctctcagtgactgtctgacctgtctgtctctctgtgactgactgacctgtctgtctctctgttatCATATgacctgtgtgtctctctgtgactgtctgacctgtctgtctctctgcagcgtCAGACCTGTCAGTCATTGCTGCGTTATCTGAAGCCCCGCCCCCAgctttgctcttcttctgtggttttctacccTGTTTAAATCCCATCACTCcgtcctgattggctgttaaCGGCTCCTCTGACTCCAGGAGGTATCTGATTGGTGGGCCCACCATCTTCCTCCTCGGTCTCTCAGGCTGCTCcgccacctccttctcctcctccttttcttctcctcctccatgctccttcagacagacaggtttcattttctcctcctcttctctacACCTCTTtgacctcctccccctccatccatctctctcctgctgtctcctccacctctcagtGACCAGCCTCTTCTTCATTGTGGTTTGGTAGTCCGCCCACCACTGAGGATTTCTGCACACACGTTTTCTGCGTCTCGACCAATCAGGAGCCTTGGTGGAAGCTGGGAGGAGggtctcttcctcaccctctttgctcctctcttctctctctttcctctctctgccgtTGTTGCCATTGACCTCCGCATCCTGTTTGTCTCCAGCAGCTCGGGTGCCACGGTGACGGCAGTGACAGCTGAACTTCTCCTGGCAGAGGTGGCAGCTGAGCCGGAGTCCTGCTCTGTGCCCGGacaggtggagctgcagagaggaccGACAGGCGAAGGTGAGACCGCATGCCTGACGAAAgatggagacacagacaggtgggTTATTATCTCAGGTGATAAACTGGAGTTTATGTGCGTGACCCCATGGAAAGACACCACGCCGCCACCCCTCATTCCACCCATTGTTTTATGACATTTCACTACATAGCACGATATTAGGTTCTATTATATTACATAGTACTGTGTTATTATTAAGTGTACTAATATATTAACTTATATAATTCTAATGTTGTATCATGACCGGGTGGGACATCATGGCCAGACAGTCATTATGAAGATGTGTCTGGTGCTTTTAAAGCTCTGAACTCAGATGATTAGTTTCCAGCAGTTCGGTGGAATGACGACACTTCCTGcgaacttttattttgaaaataatgcTGAAAGGCTTTGCTGTTGATGACTAACCTGACAGAGCTGCCACCCTCCGTCCACTCCGTCCTCTGAGgactccttcctgctgctgtctatCCTCTTGGTTAGCTCCACCCCTCCtgtcccttcctcctcctccgcctggTGCTCCCTCTTCAGCCTCCCCAGCTTCCTTTTTGCCTTTGCTTCTGtagctgtgctgtgattggccgcAGACAGGCCACGTAACCACTTCTCTGACTCGACCAGGTATCTGATTGGTGAACCGAGCATCTTCCTCCTTggccccgcctcctcctccgcctcctcctttACCATCAACTCAtccttcctctgctcttcaGTACACCTCCTCTTCggtcctccctcctccactaacaactcctcctcttcctccttcaccatcgttttgttttctcctccttcagctcgGGTGTGTTGGATTTGTGCAGCAGGTCGTCCTGTTTGGATGCCTCTCTTCCTGCAGCATTGCCATGTTTCTCCTTGTGTCTCATTTCGGTCTATTTGGGTGGAGCTGCTGTCCTGTGATTGGATGGAGCTCCTGTCCTGTGATAGGATGGAGCTCCTGGCTTCTGATTGAATGGAGCTCCTGTCCTGTGATTGGATGGAGCTCCTGGCCTCTGATTGGATGGAGCTCCTGTCCTCTGATAGGATGGAGCTCCTGGCTTCTGATTGAATGGAGCTCCTGTCCTGTGATTGGATGGAGCTCCTGGCTTCTGATTGGATGGAGCTCCTGGCTTCTGATTGGATGGCATCCTGGTGACAGCCGGGCTGACACCTCTCGTCACCGTTCGTCTTCCTGTCACGGTGGACGGTGCTGCTGGGTGTCCCCTCATTGGGTTGAACTCTTCCTGCGATGTGATTCGTCAGTGTGACCGGCCGGGACTTTTCACCCCACATGTTGCCGCCTTGATCGCCGCCTTCGCTCCGCTgagacttcctcctcctcctcttcttcttctctgctgtgactgtggACTGTCTGTCAGACCGGAGACTCTCATCTGTAGAAGAGTCAGCAGAGGACAGGAAACCATGAATCTGACgatcatcaacatcatcatcatcatcatcatctaatCATCTCTAATTGCCGACACGAGACGACTGAAGCGATCGTGTTGTGATGTCAGCTCACGTCAGATCGCTGTGTGCATCTCCTCCATTGATCACAGGTCAAACAATCAGTCACCTGACAGGAAGTTAAACCAACTACTCCGATCATCGATGAACTGTGTGAGTCATTTGTTGACTTCAAACtatataaacatgcacacatgattTCTGAGTTTGGAATCGTGCgacaaagacacaaagcaaaGTCCTGATCAGTGAGCGAATAGGAAATCATTCCTGTGATGATGCAGAATAAATTATGCTGGAAAACATTTGAAGGAAACTccaacactgtaaaaaatgagcTCTGTTCTAAACTTCATTCTGTTCCCTCATTTCCATCAacgacttcctgtttgtttgtttgtttgtttgtttgtttgttactctgttgtttgtgttttgctgtcagacTAACGGAGACTTCCTCGTCTGTCTGTCATTTACTGCAGACTGAGATGTGTACTGGCCCCTTTTTGTTCACACTGATGACAGCGATGGTGTCGGTTTACGACAGGTGAGAGTTGTTGTGATGTCACATCAGTGTGTTATAAACAtcgtttgtctgtttgtctctaaactttatttaaaaaagactCTTACAACCTCAAACTAAAAAACTCAAAACTCTAACGATGACTTACTGTTCTCACATTGTGACgagccttcctcctcctcctcctcctcagccaggCGGGGGCTCAGAGGAGCGATGAGTCCAGGAGGCAGCGGGGGGCGTAACCAGGTGTTCTGTTGGACCTCTTTGGACTCGGGCTGCTGAGGAGCCGGAGGTGCAGGTGGTGTGAACAGAGGCATTGTGggtatcagtgtgtgtctgaggggGGAGCAGAGCAGGTAGAGGGGGGGGCTGGGCTGTTctgtgtccagtgtgtgtgtcttctgtgagctgcagtgctgcagcagagcgcCCCCACCTGGTTCACCTgctctgacagaaacacactgccATGGCACaccacactcacctgaacacacacacacacacacacacacacacacacagacacacagacagacagacagacacacacacacacagacacacgcgcgcacacacacacacacacgcacacacacacacacacagacacacacagacacacacacacagacacagacacacacacacacacacacacagacacacagacacacacacacacacacagacacacacacacagacacacacacacacacagacagacagacacacacagacacacacacacacacacacacagacacacacacacacacacacacgcgcgcgcgcacacacacacgcacacacacacacacacagacacacgcacacacacacacatgcacacacacacatgcacacacacacacacagacacacagacacacacacacacagacacacagacacacacacacacacacagacacacgcgcgcacacacacacacacacgcacacacacacacacacagacacacacagacacacacacacagacacagacacacacacacacacagacacacagacacacacacacacacacagacacacacacacagacacacacacacacacagacagacagacacacacagacacacacacacacacacacacagacacacacacacacacgcgcacgcgcacacacacacgcacacacacacacacacagacacacgcacacacacacacatgcacacacacacatgcacacacacacacacagacacacagacacacacacacacagacacacagacacacacacacacacagacacacagacacacacacacagacacacacacacagacacacacacacacacacagacacacacagacacacacacacacacacagacacacacacacacacacacacacacacagacacacacacacacacagacacacacacacagacacacacacacagacacacagacagacagacacacacacacacacacacacacacagacacacacacacacacacacgcgcgcgcgcacacacacgcacacacacacacacacagacacacgcacacacacacacatgcacacacacacacacagacacacagacacacagacacacgcacacacacacacacagacacacacacacgcacagacacacacagacacacacagacacacacacacacacacacacacacacacacacacacagacacacagacacacacacagacacacacagacacacacacacacagacacacacacacacacagacacacacagacacacacacacacacacacagacacacgcacacacacacacagacacacacacacacacacagacacacacacacagacacacacacacacacagacacacagacacacagacacacacacacacagacacgcacacacacacacacacacacagacacacacacacacagacacacacacaccaaagcaaATCAGCTGAAAGAAGAAACTGTGTCAAACAGATTCCAGATCAGATCAGTTAAGTTGTCCTTTCTGTTAAACCTGTTTCAAAGCCGTCAGTCAGAACTGTTAGAACGTCTCAGAGGAGACAAACGTCCTTTGTTCACAGACGAAGACAGACTCCAGCTGAACAGATTCTATGTCCGGTGTTGGGCCCTCAGGTTTGTACCTGCGGTGTGTCTCACCTGGACAGTGTCtccagctgagctgctgagtcAGCAGGTTCACCTGGACAGCAGCGTCTCTCCTCTGTATCGAGTCGCTCTGACAgcccacctctctcctcctcaccccgACTGTCCCCTCGCACTCCTGGGTCATCTGGACAACCTGCAGAGGGACATCACAAACAGGACACCACATTGAGTTTGGTCCTATGAACCAACGGAGCACCTCACCCGAGACAAAGATTACTCATTTCTGAATTAAGATTTGAAGCTTCAGGGAGAGACGGCAGACATGTTGAAGGACTCTGGTGTCCCACAGTCCTGTCAGCTCAGCAGGTTTATCAGAGCGTTGTTTCATGAGCTGTGTTACTCCTCGACGTGTCCTGTCGATTTTAGGACATCGTCCACAGACTGAACTGATCACAGCTGCTTCAGGATCTGTTCATGACTTCACATACGTGACCTGTTGAAACTTTACTGCTGATCGATCGaccaataaaaacatgacaaacagcagGGCTGCAAAAATACTCCGACTTCTTCTCAATACAAtctgcatctctgtctgtctgtctgtctgtctgtctgtctgtctgtctgtctctctctgtctgtctgtctgtctgtctctgtccatctgtctgtctgtctgcatctctgtctgtctgtctgtctgtctgtctgtctctctctgtctgtctgtctctgtccatctgtctgtctgtctctgtccgtctgtctgtctctctctgtctgtctgtctgtctgtctgtctctgtccatttgtctgtctgtctgcatctctgtctgtctgtctgtctctgtccatctgtctgtctgtctctgtccatctgtctgtctgtctgcatctctgtctgtctgtctgtctctgtccatctgtctgtctgtctctgtccgtctgtctgtctctgtctgtctgtctgtctctgtctgtctgtctgtctctctgtccatctgtctctctgtccatctgtctctctgtctgtctctgtccatctgtctgtctgtctctctctgtctgtctgtctgtctctgtccatctgtctgtctgtctgtctctgtctctgtctgtctgtctgtctctgtgtctgtctgtctgtctgtctgtctctgtccatctgtctgtctgtctgtctgtctgtctgtctgtctctctctgtccgtctgtctgtctgtctctctctctgtccatctgtctgtctctgtctgtctgtctgtctgtctctgtctgtctggctctgtctctctgtctgtctctgtctgtctctctctctctctgtctgtctctctctgtctgtctctgtctgtctctctctgtctgtctgtctctgtctgtctctctctgtctgtctctgtctgtctctctctgtctctgtctgtctctgtctgtctgtctctctctgtctgtctctgtccatctgtctgtctgtctctctctgtctgtctctgtctgtctgtctctctctgtctgtctctctctgtccatctgtctgtctgtctctctctgtctgtctctgtctgtccatccggGTGTCTCGTGTTTCCGCTGGGAGGGTGTCgcacagcgctaacagctgATCCCGAGTTTAAACGACGGAGCTGTGGCTGAATGAAACTGACGACGTGGTGTTgaaaagtccagaaaagagTAAAGAGCAAAGCGCTCGTCTCACCAGTTACATCCGTAAACATGCGCGACCAGCCAACCAACCGTAGCAACGGAAagaacatgagaaaaacacaagacaacaacGGAGAAAAGCGGTCGGATCTGCTGTGACAAGCTGCCACTCTGCGAATTTCTATCTGGACCTGATCATCACCCGTcaatcaataaagctgattgtGAAGCTCCATCAAGCTTTTATCGTCGCCTCCAGCAGActcctgtcagctgctgctagctgctagcgACTGCAAGCTAACTCCAACAGctggacgttttttttttaccgtaaCGGCTCATTAGCTGCGACCGTGAACGCCACACCAACGAAACTGAAGTCACACTTACCGAAAGCATCGTGAAAGGTGAATTTTTCCGCTTTTCAGAAGCACAAACCAGCGTCAGGGATAAGCGATCGGTTGTGATGACATGCTGAgtgtttaaaatgctaaaaagtCCGTTCGTGACCCAACAAATTTAAAGTTTTCATAGTTTTCCTGTTGACTCGAGCAATTCAGAGAACTGTGACTCTACATCACAACAGTATGTGACGCTGCTGCCGCTCTGCTGCCCCCAGCGGGCCGGAGGAGGCAGGGCGccatctgcttcttcttcttcttcttcttcttcttcttctgcttcttcttcttcttcttcttcttaaatGTTAAAACTGATATATACTGGCTGGGCACgtgtaatagtaataataatcataatcataataattattacttttattttctgccttAAAAGTTAGTTAAGTGGGTTTTTATGACATAGGCTATACAAACCATTGTGGAAGCAGGACTCCACAAATCGCACTGTTCCATTTGTGttcattgttaatttaaacacaagatacttgtgctcaaaaagaggattcattctcagtgaagaaccttggagctctaatctgcctctatacctgccaaagagcagtgattcctaacacgtctctgggggtcatcaggtggaaacctcccttcaacagtgtttcgcctacttagtcccactacacctccaggaggttaggcagtgaactccggcgtcccagagtcaccccccctagtgccagttcacactgctcctacacaatccaaacagcaccgccacgttcaactgacccagagatgctccaggtagtggccagtaccgatgctaccatttaactattgctaatgctaatgctaaccgctaggaagaacagaagaagacaatacagttccgatgctaccatttagctaatgttacgtgctaaccgctacctgctaagaggaacagaagaagacaataaagctagattcacctatactgttaatgttaattgctagctaccaatactaactgctaagatactatcatactctcaccgctttagctattgttagctgctacaatgctaccacaggcctagatgccacatgtaactgccgattgccacactaccatcatctacccctgcctctcaccaactgcaccaagaaaaagcggggtgggaatacaaaccctggttcgggtaggggatagaaaataaagaggtagagtcaaaagatggaagtagggattggatacagacccttgttcgggtagggggtggaaaatttagagggtgctggaggtggaggcctaaaccacagactagatttaacagcctcttctaacatttccttcaagaagcagcaaaccctaccatttccttcaaaaagcaaacagagcaggaaaacaaaccctaacatttccttcaagaagcaaacaaaacaggaaaacaaccaaaaagatcaaaaaacaagccaactctgtatcttaccacgcaaactcacctgaacaggccgcatggtcccaaagagagactctagctggccacacccccaccttatctaaacttcctggttctcttcctattggcagagcgagaagatggggcggggaaagcagagcagaggagaggtgtcttgttaagactttaacctcttctcttgccgggttaggcatgcatgtcctctgccccccccctcaccgtccctatttcaccccccaactactattatttctcctgatccatatccactgactagacctagcagcctcatctgacatctccctcactgtcttccttaaattttgcccatgcactcccagctccctcaacagtgaaacagctgaccctgcaacaaaacctctacaccccacttcaaccggacagaccctggtcttccatcccctctgctcagattctgtctttaaatctgcatacttagtcttcttcctttcataagctgcctccactgaattttcccaagggactgttaactcaataaaatacacagtctttttactcatggaccataagacaatgtccggcctcagattactataaactatttcctggggcacaactagctttcctcccaagtcgacctgcatttgccaatcatcagcccctaccaggcagccacctacctgctttctccctgacttagcagctctatttttctccccctctcgaacaaactgcacatctaacctctcctttctagaacttccagtattcacctgcttccttctctcctcaatgcctgcggctaagcttctcagcacctgattatgccgccatgtataccggccttgtgataagctaattctacaacctgacaaaatgtgctttaaacttgctgtacctgagcagagtgggcacgattgatcgccctgtacccagagacttaggttctgcggggctggcaacacatcgtatgtcgcccctatcagaaatttaatacggccttcctccatattccacaggtccctccaactaagtttcctcttctcaacaccttcccaattcaaccattgtccctgtttggcttgaccaactgcttttgccccccttaacaactcctcctgcctacgcacctgttccactacaagctttcttttctcctttagacctgctttattccacactggtttgcctgggccaagccccaagcctccccggccaaattgaacatttcctactatttctgcatgcctaagagctgcctctgcctcctgcactgctgcccttgggttccatttcctccccccagaaggattcggaaccacattgctaactaacatgttgTTTTAGCTATTAAAGATGATGTTTTGTACTGTTAACCCAGATCTTACAGGACGATCAGACTCAAACTGGACACTCTGAGGTACAGAAACCTTTTTATAATCAGCTGTGGTTTCTGAGCTTCCTCGTCTTTTTGTGGGTCAACAGTCCTCTTTGTGCTCaggagactctgaggtcagtcaAAGGTTGGACAGTTGTCCATTGATTCACGTTTTCAGGTTTGAAATCCACCATTTTCTGCTAAATATACATTCTTATTAATGTTCTCAGTCGGTGGGCTAGTGTCACGCTGattaaacacagagagaaaacaattaGTCAACTGGATGAGAGAAGAGCTGACTGTCCTCTTTCCGTCTTTGTTAGGGACATAGGGACAGTACGATGTGATTTGATATCATGTCTGTAGTTTAACAGGCTCCtcgtttctttcttcttttccttcttaaTGACATGAGCGTCACACAGGGTCACTCAGCTGAAATCCACACCAGAGGGAAACATCAGTGTCCATCTGTCCGTCCACACCAGAGGGAAACATCAGGGTCCATCTGTCCGtccacacaggcagacagacgacTGTTGACTCCGGTGTGAACTCCAGTCACGAGTGAAACTGTGTTTACTCAGACTTCAGCTTTTTCAGTTGAAATGGCTTGAAATCGTCCTGCACAGCTGACGTTAGTTATTCTGCTCGACTCCGTCCGTCTGCGGCACACGGTcacattcagacattcagtAAGCCGACCGTAGCTTCCATCAGCTGCCTGTGCAGGCCGGAGTCTGATTAAACCCGtgactctgctctgctccagctTCAGTTAAACCTTTATTCATAACACATCAAAACAGCAGGTTGATACATTCAATGCAACCGAGATGATTTAGATCAGCTGGCTCTaaagtctgcagctgtcagatcCACATTAAATCATCATCTGATGTTCAGCTCATGTCCAACATCAGAAATGGTGCTGCCACACAAAAAACTTCTGTTAAATCTTGTTTTGTTACAAATGATCAGTGTTGAAGACGTTTTGTTCAGATTTACAGAGCAACAGATCCTGATGCTTTTAGGTGCTTTTAGTCTGTCTGTAGAATTAAACGCGCCTGCAGTTTGATGAAGGGTGCAGCAACAGTGGTGCATTCAGGAAGAGGTTTTTTTATGGAAACTACAGTTTCTGCACCcaataaaaatcaacaacaCGTCATTTACTGTCCACTTGATCAGTTTTATGGAAAGAAgttcttctgttttcagtgcaaGAGCCACTGGCATGTTAACTTCAGTTCAAGGTGCTAAAGGAAAggcacaaaactgaaaaaaaaagaatagtaGTGAAATATGAGATTCTGCCACATTTAAACTTTGAGGCATTTAGAAAATCAACCAATGTTAATATTAAACCAATGAAAAGGCCTCAGTTACACCTGATAGAGTGAAGCAGACACACGTTTTTTACCTCTCAGAACAAAGAATGGAGTGAAAGACGTGTTCTTAtgttcctgttttatttctgccaggattctttatttctgtcaaagTGGAGACCAGCAGGTgagtgtttactgacagcag
Coding sequences within:
- the LOC121623988 gene encoding trichohyalin-like isoform X2, with amino-acid sequence MLSVVQMTQECEGTVGVRRREVGCQSDSIQRRDAAVQVNLLTQQLSWRHCPGECGVPWQCVSVRAGEPGGGALLQHCSSQKTHTLDTEQPSPPLYLLCSPLRHTLIPTMPLFTPPAPPAPQQPESKEVQQNTWLRPPLPPGLIAPLSPRLAEEEEEEEGSSQCENNESLRSDRQSTVTAEKKKRRRRKSQRSEGGDQGGNMWGEKSRPVTLTNHIAGRVQPNEGTPSSTVHRDRKTNGDERCQPGCHQDAIQSEARSSIQSEARSSIQSQDRSSIQSEARSSILSEDRSSIQSEARSSIQSQDRSSIQSEARSSILSQDRSSIQSQDSSSTQIDRNETQGETWQCCRKRGIQTGRPAAQIQHTRAEGGENKTMVKEEEEELLVEEGGPKRRCTEEQRKDELMVKEEAEEEAGPRRKMLGSPIRYLVESEKWLRGLSAANHSTATEAKAKRKLGRLKREHQAEEEEGTGGVELTKRIDSSRKESSEDGVDGGWQLCQACGLTFACRSSLQLHLSGHRAGLRLSCHLCQEKFSCHCRHRGTRAAGDKQDAEVNGNNGRERKEREERSKEGEEETLLPASTKAPDWSRRRKRVCRNPQWWADYQTTMKKRLVTERWRRQQERDGWRGRRSKRCREEEEKHTQGPVCLKEHGGGEEGERRRRDGGEEKEEEKEVAEQPERPRRKMVGPPIRYLLESEGPSYGQLTANQDGVMGFKQGRKPQQKSKDGGGASDSTTMIDRSDAAEKQTGDMITERKTSQMITERQTGQKVAEREETLLPASTKAPDWSRRRKRVCRNPQWWADYQTTMKKRLVTERWRRRQERDGWRGRRSKRCREEEEKMKPVCLKEHGGGEEKEEEKEVAEQPERPRRKMVGPPIRYLLESEGPSYGQLTANQDGVMGFKQGRKPQQKSKDGGGASDSTTMIDRSDAAEKQTGDMITERKTSQMITERQTGQKVAEREETLLPASTKAPDWSRRRKRVCRNPQWWADYQTTMKKRLVTERWRRWQERDGWRGRRSKRCREEEEKMKPVCVKEHGGGEEKEEKKEVAEQPERPRRKMVGPPIRYLLESEEPLTANQDGAMGFKQGRKPQKKSKAGGGASDNATMIDRPEDTEQIDKHAGQTVTERKTCQSVSHRQTGHTVTDRQTGSYRWIYQVYKDLQSSQVTVISPCCVKLQRFL